Proteins encoded within one genomic window of Artemia franciscana unplaced genomic scaffold, ASM3288406v1 Scaffold_930, whole genome shotgun sequence:
- the LOC136043751 gene encoding uncharacterized protein LOC136043751, whose product MSSLNIATDVSKFEFALFELTGGSLSYDLVDPSDLKTILNEIKTHLTFGLHLPVEPEVANLFLYYTKLKVHINKTNEQLFGVVTIPLINQQSIYDLYKISTFPINIKETNSFMSIMPEAEYILIDQDRRKYALANTQDLKQCVSFKNLVCRITLPIYNVKIGSCMLDLFLKESQQQDNPNSCDALVGSTKREIFINLRNDLWLFTVPKKTVRTLSCYNNTEKIDPSYRTEILLQDVGTITIKQGCRLVTKEKTVQTTLITTSTNDMSPKIINFQGINISFTIPKINNDESKNINRAQDRED is encoded by the coding sequence ATGTCATCATTGAATATAGCCACAgatgtcagtaaatttgagTTCGCGTTATTTGAATTAACAGGAGGATCCCTTTCCTACGACTTAGTAGACCCCTCAGACTTAAAAACCAtcctaaacgaaataaaaacacacttaaCATTTGGCCTCCATTtaccagtagaaccagaagtTGCCAACCTATTCTTATATTATACTAAACTAAAAgtacatataaacaaaacaaatgaacaaCTTTTTGGAGTAGTTACAATCCCACTAATTAATCAACAGTCCATATATGAtctatacaaaatatctacttttcccattaatattaaagaaaccaactccttcatgagcattATGCCTGAAGCAGAATATATTCTGATTGATcaagacagaagaaaatatgCACTAGCTAATACCCAGGATTTAAAACAAtgcgtgtcatttaaaaatttagtctgCCGAATAACGCTACctatatataatgtaaaaataggatcatgcatgctagatctcttcctaaaggaatcacaacaacaagaTAATCCTAACTCATGTGATGCTTTAGTAGGaagcacaaaaagagaaatcttcATTAATTTACGAAATGACTTATGGCTATTTACAGTACCTAAAAAGACAGTAAGAACTCTATCCTGCTACAACAATACAGAAAAGATTGACCCCAGTTATCGAACTGAAATACTGTTACAGGACGTTGGAACGATTACAATAaaacaaggttgcagacttgtgacaaaagaaaaaactgtacAAACAACTTTGATCACAACTAGCACAAATGAtatgagcccaaaaataataaacttccaAGGAATAAACATTTCTTTTACAATACCGAAAATCAACAACGACGaatcaaaaaatatcaataggGCCCAAGATAGAGAAGATTAA